Within Cucumis melo cultivar AY chromosome 4, USDA_Cmelo_AY_1.0, whole genome shotgun sequence, the genomic segment GTACACAAAAAGAAAGTCATATATATTTCATACATCAAATTGGCAACTGACATAATGCCCTTTACTTCAACATAAAGCCACCCTCCCACCCACCAACCCTTTTAATTTCCACTCAAACAAATTCATAAAAAACCTAGCGtggaaaaaacaaaaacctttactaacaattatatatatatatatatatatatatattgcttaATAACATTATAACCTAAGTTTAATTTCAATTAATCCTCCTCACAACACATGCTGGTTCTAATATTTTTTAACGTACAACAAATGATGCTTTTAACGTACTCAACCGATTCCAAGGTGGGTTTTGCAGCCGGAGATGTGTCGGTTAGGATTTGGACTGCGGCGGTCAGTAGAGCCCCACCGTGAGTGTCGGAAGTTTTGTCGTCTTTACGACGAGTGATGAGGAGGGGTGGTCGGGAATCGGCACCGTCAGGGAGAATTGAAAAACCTGAAGGGAGAATGGTGACGCTGCCGGAATCACAACCTGACATAACTGACTGCATGCTGGTAACGTCTACTCCGGAGTAAACCACCATGGATTCCGAGGAGTTTGTGGAGCTGTCTTGTAGGATCCacatgttgttgttgttgttctctTTTGATCCTATTGTCTGTAAATatcattcttctaattagtttagggtttttttcttttcaataattAACTTTTGTTTTCTAAATAACCTTCACTTATTTTAACTGCTGTgagaaaaagtcaaaatatttaaaaaacaaaagagagaggagagagaataCATTTGTAGTTTTGTTTGGAGGTGTTATATGTTGAAAATAATGTTTAACATTAGGTTGAAATTTGGTTCCTATTATTGACTCGAAAAATAATTGCCtactttaaattaaaaattttaaataagaaaaatttagGTAATAACCTCGCTATACAACTCATATCGTATCGAATTTAAAAATTTCACGtgacaactttttttttaaattattctcTTTTGTGTTGGAAAAAGAAGAGTATGGACTTAAGAATTCCTTTTGTTTCATTTCATAAAATTGTCTAATCATAATAGGTGgacttttaatttaatttgtctACACCGCATTGTCAAATCCTTTACCTATACATCTTGAAATGCATATATCTAAGTAGGATTAATTAAGtgttacaatttttttatcaccatttaaattaatttgaaaatctcattttatattttaaattaaagtaaggttttcaataataaaaaacaaactatttaatcTTTCGGATAAAAAACCACCAAAAGAACATAgagcgtaaatattttattcacCCTCGTATTTTACTTTCCTCTTGacattaaataatataatagaaagcaattatttaattaaaaattgagaTTTAGAAGGTAAAGCTTCAAAAAAGTTTGGGAGAGGGAACTTAGGTTCCAAACTAAACTTGGTGGTTAAAACTTTTTTCCTTTAAaggaattttgttttgtttttgtttttgttttttttttttttttttttttttacttttagttATGATTTTAACTAACATATGATTTGTgaaatttcattttcaattattttttgaaaaaaaaatctcaaacatTTCCAAAGAtttattcttttagaaaaaattgTTAGATATAAGTTGACACATGCTTAAGCAATTTCTTCTTGCCTATATCCAATCGAGaatatttttaaagttaaaagatgtctaaataaaataagtgtatatatatatataaataaataaagagagaggaagaaaagaaagagagtgaATTTACTTGAATAGTAACTGAGTTGCCTCGATCTTGTCCTTTAGCCAAATTTGCAATGGTTTTAGCTTTATCTCCTCCAAACATAGCGTCCCACTATAAcattcatcatcatcataaacatatgAGAGATTgggtcatatatatatatatatatatatatgttgtgCAACATCCAATTGCCTCAAATTATTTACTTTTCTACAAAGTGATACATTCAATGACCACAAATTGCCCTCAAACAAAATATTCTCaagtatttttaaaagttaatattaTTTAAGACATACTTCTTAGTAATTTTGAAATTCGTTTACTATTTGATTGTTTTATGCTTTTAAATCAAATTTGGTTTCGAATGTTAAAAGcatattttatatattcattttcaaaatgACAAAAGTTATTTTGATCATTTTATAATTATTCTTCAAACATGTAGTCCTTAAAATCATTTTCTAACAAGTTTTTAATCATATATAGTGTATGAAGATTAAAATTTCCGACGTCTCAAAGAAAATAATACTATATGTCAATTACGAGTGATTAGCCTACACTCGGGCATGTTGGCTTTCACACTTCAATAATTACCCAAGCATATGAGTTACGACAAATTGAATATACATGAAAATTTACTTACTTGACTTCGACGAGATTCATCTCGAAAGAAATCAAAGAGAAGATGAGGAGAAAGAGGCAACCAGAGAGAAGAAACAGCACACAAAATAACTCCAATGGGTTCACCAGGGTCACTAAGATTCTTCCTAGAAGAAACCCTAATGTCTTCCCCTGTTTTCCCCACAACTTTGGTCCATGTTTGATAACTTGAAGCTGCAACTGCTTGGGAGAAGCTACAACTCATTCTCTGTGCCAACTTTAATGTGCTTTTTCTTCCCACTAGTGTTGACACTCCTAATTTACGTCATGAGCATTTGATCAATACAACCGATGATTTTCATGTATTTTCTCAGAGTCTCGTGTCTATGTATACACTTCtaaatatctaatataatatactttttgaactttttagaagtatctaaataaaattttaaactgTCTAATCAATTCTCACGTTATTGCGTATTTCATGTACTTTGACAACTTTTcgatatgataaaaaaaatttgtgtATTATCTTGTTCCATTCATTAGATTAATACTTTTGAATTTGCTATATAAttatgctatatatatatatatatatatatatatacaaaatctAGTGGGCCCtatttttacatctttttatatatttatacagTACCCTTGGTTCCATATATGGGATAAAAGGTGGTGGAAAATTCGACCATTTATTTAAACACTTCTTACAATATATAACTACCCTTGATAGATAACACACAACTCTCAAAATTTATAGACCAAACTTATCGTTCAACCTTTTTCATATCTAAAATAATCTTTTAATAGGTAAATTGCAAATTTAGAAAGTACAGTTCAAttttttatgtaattaatttctttttttttttttttggtaacaCACAACGATTGgttaaaatttatttgattAAGTTACTGTCTCTTAATAATGGTTGGATATAGATAAAAAAAGTCTACATTTTTCTAATAACTATTAGATACAAATTCGAAGcatcgtttttttttcttttatttaataataaagaaaacctGGGTTTCGGTTATTAACTTTTTACAATGTGTGAAGTTTTGTTTTGAAGTTTAGTTATGGAATTAGGAAGAAGAGAAAAGCTAACCAGTTGAGTCTTTCATGGGGATGTTTGTTGCCATGAAGAAAGCAAAGCGTTCACATTGGAGTTGGAGAGTTGCCATCCAATGTCTTGCCCCAAAGGCTGTGCCACTGTTCACTATGCTTCTGTACAAGTTGTGAACTTTGTTTTTTTCACATTCCAAATGTTCCACCATTGTTACCTGTAACTTCAAACTATATTCATCTATTTAACTGTCAAATCTAAATATAACTCAATCAAAGGTTAAGATATATATCTTGTAAATCATACCTTGCAATGGCCATTAGATTCGTCCTTAATGATGCAACCAGATGGACGTTTTCTATATTTTACTAACGATGCATCGATATTGTTATCTTCAACGTTTTCGATTGAAACATCAACGATTGCCCACTGTTCTGCATCGAGCTGCTTGCAATGGCGAATGAAATACATTTCTCTTGTGGGGACTAACGGTGTAAGCATTTGCACTTCCGCAAACATCTGCAGATAGGGCGACAATGAAAGagatcatttttttcttttttttttttaaactcatCCTTTAGTTTAAGTGCAATTTTTAAGCCTTGTTTGATAAGTAGCTACTTGTGccttttactttttattattaaagttTTGTTTGCATTAAAAACcaagttaaattttaaaaactaaaagaaaaataattcttaataatttttattaggATTTCgctaaaaattcaattttttacttGAAATAAAAGTACTtgacataaacataaaattacaTTATTTCAAAATGTTTTACACGATCAtaaatagatttaattttaaataacaaaagagGAACTACCATTTTTGATAACTATTTGGTTGTTTTGgggttttgaaaattaagccaCAAACACTATTGACCTCTAAATTTCTTACTTTGCTATCttgttttcaaaaaccaaatcaacttttgaaactaattaaaagaatagtttttaaaaatttatttttgtttttaaaatttggctaaaaatttaattatttttttattaaaagaagaagaaaattatacttcatatattttttaaacaaaaaactaaacgGTTACCAAACAAGCATAGTAATTAATCACGAAtataatatgaaagaaaaaagtaaagtttttttttttttttttttttttttttttttttttttttatggggTCTTACCAATTGCACTGCTCCATTGTTCCAATTGGCAGCTTCTCCATTACAAATAACATCAACTGTAGCTGCCTTTGATATCATAAAAGGAAACATTTCCTTCCATTGATTCTATACCAACACAGTTATTAGTGacaattgaaaaatacatcACAAAAATGCATAATTAATATTAACATTACATAATTGTTAAATTAACTACAACTACTAAACTCT encodes:
- the LOC103489948 gene encoding homeobox-leucine zipper protein GLABRA 2-like isoform X1, coding for MGADMSNNNNTNNRLAFTKDFFSSPTLSLTLAGIFRRGDHDQVRDVEMEEVDDGSAGGAARRDNNNHHHDTMTAEVSSENSGAVVRSRSEEEEEEEEEGGGQDDQENELVDHGCHVKRRKKYHRHTTEQIRGMEALFKESPHPDEKQRQQLSKRLGLSPRQVKFWFQNRRTQIKAIQERHENTLLKAEMEKLREENKAMREISKKKIGCPNCGTADATQDDIVFTTTEQLRIKNAKLKAEVEKLRAALGKYPQAAASPSTYSSGNEQETTNRSCLDFYTGIFGLEKSRIMEKVDEAVEELKTMAGAGDPLWVRSVETGREILNYDEYLKTFRFNNNNNSNTRNCLKTHIEASRETALVFMEPSRLVQSFMDENQWKEMFPFMISKAATVDVICNGEAANWNNGAVQLMFAEVQMLTPLVPTREMYFIRHCKQLDAEQWAIVDVSIENVEDNNIDASLVKYRKRPSGCIIKDESNGHCKVTMVEHLECEKNKVHNLYRSIVNSGTAFGARHWMATLQLQCERFAFFMATNIPMKDSTGVSTLVGRKSTLKLAQRMSCSFSQAVAASSYQTWTKVVGKTGEDIRVSSRKNLSDPGEPIGVILCAVSSLWLPLSPHLLFDFFRDESRRSQWDAMFGGDKAKTIANLAKGQDRGNSVTIQTIGSKENNNNNMWILQDSSTNSSESMVVYSGVDVTSMQSVMSGCDSGSVTILPSGFSILPDGADSRPPLLITRRKDDKTSDTHGGALLTAAVQILTDTSPAAKPTLESVEYVKSIICCTLKNIRTSMCCEED
- the LOC103489948 gene encoding homeobox-leucine zipper protein GLABRA 2-like isoform X2, which codes for MEEVDDGSAGGAARRDNNNHHHDTMTAEVSSENSGAVVRSRSEEEEEEEEEGGGQDDQENELVDHGCHVKRRKKYHRHTTEQIRGMEALFKESPHPDEKQRQQLSKRLGLSPRQVKFWFQNRRTQIKAIQERHENTLLKAEMEKLREENKAMREISKKKIGCPNCGTADATQDDIVFTTTEQLRIKNAKLKAEVEKLRAALGKYPQAAASPSTYSSGNEQETTNRSCLDFYTGIFGLEKSRIMEKVDEAVEELKTMAGAGDPLWVRSVETGREILNYDEYLKTFRFNNNNNSNTRNCLKTHIEASRETALVFMEPSRLVQSFMDENQWKEMFPFMISKAATVDVICNGEAANWNNGAVQLMFAEVQMLTPLVPTREMYFIRHCKQLDAEQWAIVDVSIENVEDNNIDASLVKYRKRPSGCIIKDESNGHCKVTMVEHLECEKNKVHNLYRSIVNSGTAFGARHWMATLQLQCERFAFFMATNIPMKDSTGVSTLVGRKSTLKLAQRMSCSFSQAVAASSYQTWTKVVGKTGEDIRVSSRKNLSDPGEPIGVILCAVSSLWLPLSPHLLFDFFRDESRRSQWDAMFGGDKAKTIANLAKGQDRGNSVTIQTIGSKENNNNNMWILQDSSTNSSESMVVYSGVDVTSMQSVMSGCDSGSVTILPSGFSILPDGADSRPPLLITRRKDDKTSDTHGGALLTAAVQILTDTSPAAKPTLESVEYVKSIICCTLKNIRTSMCCEED